CCAGAACATCGAAGCTGGCTTCACCAACTATCTGCAGCGCCAGGGTCTGTCGGTGCGTTACGTGCCGATTCGATACTCGGGCGACGCACAGGACATTCCCGCACTCAGAGAACAAGTGCGCGCCGCCAAGCCCGATCTGATCTATTCCTGGGGCACACCCACCACGCTGGCGCTGGCCGGGCATCACGATTCGAAGGACGGCATCCGCGACACCGCCATCGTGTTCACGGAGGTCACCGATCCGGTCGGCGCGGGCCTGATCACTTCGCTCGCCAAGCCCGGTCGCAACGTCACCGGCGTGAGCCATGTTGCGCCGCTCACCGTGCAGCTCAACGCCATCCGCGCGTATCGGCCGTTCAAGAAACTGGGCTACGTGCACAACCCGTCCGAGCCCAACTCGCAGCTGATCCTCTCGCAGCTCATGGCGCTGGCACGCGAGCAGCAATTCGATGTCGTCACCGCCACCTTGCCGCAACTGACCAATGGTGATCCGGACGCTGCGGGCATACAACCGGCGATCGCCAAGGTTGCCGAGCAAGGCGCGGACTTTCTCTACATCGGCCCGATCACCTATCTCGCCTATGCGCATCGCGACGAGGTCACGCAAGCCGCGCTCGCGCACAAGCTGCCCACGTTCTGCGCCACCGAAAGCATCGTCCGTCAATCGGGATGCATGTTCGGCCTGTTCGCCAACGGAAACAACATCGGCGCGTTCGCAGGCTCCATGGCCAAGCGCGTGCTGGTGGACAAGCAGTCCCCCTCGGCCATTCCGGCGTCCAGCCTGCAGCGCTTTTCACTGCTGATCAACATGCGCACCGCAAGTGCATTGACGCTCTATCCGCCGATGCTGCTGTTGAATGTGGCCGAGGTGATCAACGCGCCGAACCTGGCAGCGTCTCAGAGCACCGTCAGCCACTGAGACACCTGCATGCCTCAGTCCAGATTCTTTTTGACCAGTTGCGCAAGGTCGCGCAGCTTGGCGACGAGGAAGGCTTCATTGCCGCCTGAGCTGGCGCCCGCACCCTGCGCCGCAGCCATGCCCTTCTCATACTGTGACTCGACACGCGCCTTCGCATCCGACAGGAAGTGACGCACATCGTTGAGCAGATTGAAGCCCGTCCACTCGCTGGCACCTTGCGTGCTCTTGAGCAGCTTGGCACCTTCGCTCAGCAGATAGCTCATGTCCCGGTCGTACTCGTACTGCACCTTGTCGACGCCTTCGCGCTCTTCAAAGTCCGTCATCATTCCGTCCCAGAAGTTGTCGAGACGTTCTTTCACGGCCTTGGAGATTTCCATGTCTTTGGCCGTGGATGGGCTGGGCAGCGGCTCGTCGGTCTCATCTGGCTGACCCACGCCATAGGCATCCCAGGTTTTCTGATTCTTCTCGTTGGGGCTCAACTCGGCAGCCCCCGGAAGCCGGCGCCCGGCTTGCATCGACAGCGAAGTCATCGGCATGCTCGACGCCTCCAGCAGACCTTCTTCCGGTGGGCAATTCGAGATGGGCGGCATCCCACCGGGAAACTGCGGTTTGATGGAAAAACTGGCCGTCAACTGATTGATGCAGTTGGTGATTTCATCCTCCATCATCGCGCCGTACAGAAGCTGCTGAGCAGACTGCGCACTGATGCCCGCGCCCGCTTCCTGCACTTCCGAGAGCGCATGGAGGATGTTTGGAGTGCTTGGCCCTCTGGTGTTGTCGATGCTCATTTCGATCTCCTGATGCGGTTGGTATTGGGAACTCAGATGGTCTGATGACGGCGGCGCGCCACGGCTGCGCCCAATGCACCCAGAGTCGAGCGCACGCTGAAGCTGCTGCGGTGTTTGGCGTCGCGTTGCACCTGTTCCATATCGGCCGCGAAGCGTGAGCGCACTTCGGCCAGTTGCTCTGGAGTCAACAGGCTTTCCAGATAGGCACGCGAGTTGGTCGCAGGCAGACCTCGCTGCGCGCGCATGCGCTGCGCCGTCTCCAGCGCCTGAAGGGCCTCATCGATGGCCTGCTGCGCCTCGTGCGAGAGCCGAGCAGAAGTGGAATGCTCCATTGGACAGTCTCCTGTGTAAAGAAGGAAAGACCGTGGACCGCACATGCGTTCGGCATGTTGGTCGGGTCATGCACGATGAGTAACCGTGCATGCCTTTGCGTTCCAATCCAATGAAGTCCTGCGCAACAAAGTTGAAAAAAAGAGAGGGGGTTGTCAGCCCCGCAAATCAAGCCGCCTTCTGCACCACGCCCTTGAGCGTGTCGCCCAGCTCCTTGACCACCGTGCTCTGCACCTGGGTCATCATGGTCCACTGCTGCAATTGCTGCTGCACTTCCAGCATGGTGGCCGTGCTGACGTTCGACTCGTTCTGCAAACCTTCCAGTCGGCTTCTCAGCCCCGTCTCAAGATTGTTGCTCGCCGAGCCCAGCGCGTTGGCAATGGAACTGAAGGTCAAACCACTGATTGATGACATTTCGCTCTCCTATTCAGGTTTCAAAAAAACCGTGGGCCTCAAGCCCCGGCAGGGTTGGTGGCGCGAGCCACAATTTGTAGTACTTCCCGCGATGCTTGGCAAGCGGCCAACAGCTCGCTGTATTGTGAAAAATCCTTGCTGGGCACTCCGCGGTCCAGCGTCTGCTTGAGTCGCAACTCCAGCACGCCGATCCGGGCAAGTGCCGCGGCGCGCACTTCGGCTGCAGCCGGACCGGCGAGTCCGGCCTCCAGCTCGCTCAGCGCAGGCATCTGCGACTGCTCCAGTGCGGACGGCAATATCAGGTTCGTCTTCATGTTCATCCCATCGGTTGGCCCATCACATCGGCGCATCACATCAACGCGCCAGCACCAGTGTGCGCGGCCCGGCAAAGGTCAGCCGATCAGGCTCCACGGACTCAAGTCGCCAGCCGCCACGCTGCCCACCCACTTGCAGCACCGTCCCGTCGCCAATCACCACATAAGGGTTGCCGCCGCCCACCACGCTGCGCACCTTGAACGGCAATGGCGCAGCGCTTACATGGATCAGCCGCTGCACTGGCGCACCCACTGCACGTGACGACTCCGAGACGGCCAGTTCCTGCACTTGCAAAGTGAAAGGCAAATCGGCCAACGGGTTGTCACTGCGCGCCAGCAGGTTTTCAAGGCGCGGGCGCTCGCGTGGATCAAGGGGCAGCGACAGACGCATGCGCCCATCACGCCACTCGGCCCTGGCACCGGGGAAGCCGGCTTTTTCAAGCCACAGCCGCAGCGCCTCGCCTTGCGTCGCCGCCATGCGCAAGCCGTCGCTGACGAGCAAGGATTTGGGCATCAGCGCACGCACAGCCTGCAACGCGTGTTCGCGTGCGGCGCTGTCCGTCACCAATCCCTGCATCTGCAATTGCCCATCGGCACCGAGTTCGAACGCCGCATGGCGCACGCCTGCAGTGCGCGCCGCCTCCAGCAGTTCATCACGCAGATCGGCCGCGTTGCGCACCGCCAGTTGCGGCAGCGGGCGCAGCACCGCAAGCCTCTCGGCCAACTGATCCAACTGGGCCACATTCGCCACCCAACCAGCGACGCGGATGCGCCCATCAGCCAGCGGCTCCACCAGCAACTTCGGCGTCGGTCTCACACCCTGGATCAGACGCTGCGCCTCGCTCACCAGTTGCTGCTGCGCCTTGGCATCGATCGCTGGCTGCTGCAACGCCGTTGGCACCGGCGCAGGCCC
This genomic stretch from Diaphorobacter sp. HDW4B harbors:
- a CDS encoding ABC transporter substrate-binding protein, whose translation is MPASHTPSRWLRRGLAVCLSIAAMGPSSMVLAQSPDSAAAKTYTIAMVLPRDNQNIEAGFTNYLQRQGLSVRYVPIRYSGDAQDIPALREQVRAAKPDLIYSWGTPTTLALAGHHDSKDGIRDTAIVFTEVTDPVGAGLITSLAKPGRNVTGVSHVAPLTVQLNAIRAYRPFKKLGYVHNPSEPNSQLILSQLMALAREQQFDVVTATLPQLTNGDPDAAGIQPAIAKVAEQGADFLYIGPITYLAYAHRDEVTQAALAHKLPTFCATESIVRQSGCMFGLFANGNNIGAFAGSMAKRVLVDKQSPSAIPASSLQRFSLLINMRTASALTLYPPMLLLNVAEVINAPNLAASQSTVSH
- a CDS encoding EscF/YscF/HrpA family type III secretion system needle major subunit, encoding MSSISGLTFSSIANALGSASNNLETGLRSRLEGLQNESNVSTATMLEVQQQLQQWTMMTQVQSTVVKELGDTLKGVVQKAA
- the sctD gene encoding type III secretion system inner membrane ring subunit SctD, which produces MSDMVELRVLSGRHAGARVPVSGGESIGGGDLCDLVLTDMGMGEDIVAWLWLHAGLWRLSAEKPSAQELPAEGDSHALGSVAYLGDVALTVCQPESPWQQAQAQRAIAKASQPATAAEGAEADAVQTPQADAQDVVVRSPLKAAASAEPKVSAQATNSAGKRVPVWWFIALALLALLITVLWNVLRGAGPAPVPTALQQPAIDAKAQQQLVSEAQRLIQGVRPTPKLLVEPLADGRIRVAGWVANVAQLDQLAERLAVLRPLPQLAVRNAADLRDELLEAARTAGVRHAAFELGADGQLQMQGLVTDSAAREHALQAVRALMPKSLLVSDGLRMAATQGEALRLWLEKAGFPGARAEWRDGRMRLSLPLDPRERPRLENLLARSDNPLADLPFTLQVQELAVSESSRAVGAPVQRLIHVSAAPLPFKVRSVVGGGNPYVVIGDGTVLQVGGQRGGWRLESVEPDRLTFAGPRTLVLAR